A window of Exiguobacterium sp. FSL W8-0210 genomic DNA:
AATACTGCTGGCGCACAGACGGCTGCGTCGACTGTCGTCGAAGCAGGTACAGCTCCTTTGACTTCCTCAACGAATGCGACTGCATCCTTGAGCGTCAGATTCATCTTCCAGTTACCTGCGATAATTGGTTTACGCATTGAGAAACACTCCCTTGTGAACTTAGATTACTTGTCGTTTAGCGCTTCGACACCAGGAAGAGCTTTCCCTTCCATGAATTCGAGACTTGCTCCACCACCTGTAGAAATATGGCTCATTTTGTCAGCAAGACCGAATTTCTCTGCCGCAGCAGCTGAGTCGCCACCGCCGATGATTGAGTACGCATCGCTGTCCGCAAGAGCTTGCGCGACACCTTTTGTACCGTTTGCGTATTTATCGAGTTCGAATACGCCCATCGGTCCGTTCCAGACGACGAGTTTCGAGTTCTTGATTGCCTCTGCATAGAGTTCAACCGTTTTTGGACCGATATCAAGTGACATGTGATCTGCTGGGATCTCTGTGATGTCACGTGGTCCGACATATGTTTCTTCTCCGAATTCCTTCGTGATGACACAGTCGATTGGCATGAGGAACTTAACGCCTTTTTCTTCTGCTTTTTTCATGAATTCCTTCGCTTGGTCGATTTTATCGACCTCAAGAAGTGAAGTACCGACTTCGATACCACGAGCTGTGAGGAACGTGTACGATAAGCCGCCACCGATGATCAACGTATCGACGATGTCGAGTAAGTGATCGATGACACCGATTTTATCCGCTACTTTCGAACCACCGATGATTGCCGTGAACGGGCGATCTGGGTTAGAAAGAGCTTTACCGAGAACTTGAAGTTCTTTTTCGATGAGAAGACCGGCAACTGCAGTGTCGACATGGTGTGCGATACCTTCTGTCGATGCGTGTGCACGGTGTGCTGCGCCGAACGCGTCGTTGACGAAGACGTCAGCGAGTTTCGCGAATCCTTTAGCGAGCTCTTCGTCGTTTTTCGTTTCACCAGGGTAGAAGCGGACGTTCTCTAAGACGACGACATCGCCGTTTTCGAGTTTGCTGACTGCTTCTTCTGCAACTGGACCGTATGCTTCTTCAACGAGCTTGATGTCTTTACCAAGCAATTCGCTGAGGCGTGCTACGACTGGTGCAAGTGAGAACTCAGGGTTCTTTTCGCCTTTTGGACGACCCATGTGGCTAGCGAGAATGACTTTTGCTCCGCCGTCGATCAAGTGTTTGATCGTTGGGAGTGCAGCACGGATCCGTGTGTCATCCGTGATTTTACCGTCTTCCAACGGTACGTTGAAATCCACGCGTGTAAATACGCGTTTTCCTTGTACATCGATGTCGCGAATCGATTTCTTATTCATACATTCGTCCTCCGTCTCTTACGTATAGTGAGGGGCGAATGCCCCTCCCGCTTTTTTCCGCAATAAGAGCGGAGACTGATATCGTTTCCGCTCTTATTCAATTGCTATTTAATTGCTCGAATTACTTAGCGATTTCTGCGAAGTGTTTGAGTGTACGAACGAGTTGGCTAGTGTAAGACATTTCGTTGTCATACCAAGCAACTGTTTTAACGAGTTGTTTGTCGCCGACTGTCATGACTTTAGTTTGTGTTGCATCGAAGAGTGATCCGTAAGAGATACCAACGATGTCAGAAGAAACGATTTCGTCTTCAGTGTAACCGTAAGACTCGTTAGCAGCTGCTTTCATTGCTGCGTTAACTTCTTCTACAGAAACTTTTTTGTCGAGT
This region includes:
- a CDS encoding phosphoglycerate kinase; protein product: MNKKSIRDIDVQGKRVFTRVDFNVPLEDGKITDDTRIRAALPTIKHLIDGGAKVILASHMGRPKGEKNPEFSLAPVVARLSELLGKDIKLVEEAYGPVAEEAVSKLENGDVVVLENVRFYPGETKNDEELAKGFAKLADVFVNDAFGAAHRAHASTEGIAHHVDTAVAGLLIEKELQVLGKALSNPDRPFTAIIGGSKVADKIGVIDHLLDIVDTLIIGGGLSYTFLTARGIEVGTSLLEVDKIDQAKEFMKKAEEKGVKFLMPIDCVITKEFGEETYVGPRDITEIPADHMSLDIGPKTVELYAEAIKNSKLVVWNGPMGVFELDKYANGTKGVAQALADSDAYSIIGGGDSAAAAEKFGLADKMSHISTGGGASLEFMEGKALPGVEALNDK